The Halovivax ruber XH-70 genome includes the window CCCGAGCTCGAAGCGGCGCTCGAGACCGCCGTCGACGAGTCGGGCGTCACGCCGTTTCCGGTCACCTACGGCGGACTCGGCGTCTTTCCGGACCTGTCGTACATCTCCGTGCTCTGGCTGGGTGTGATCGAGGGCGGCGAGGAACTCACGCACCTCCACGAAGCGATCGAGACGCGGACGACCGCCCTCGGATTCGACCCCGAATCACACGACTTCACCCCGCACGTCACCCTCGCCCGGATGGAACACGCCGGCGGGAAGGAACTCGTCCAAGACCTGGTCACCGACTGGGAGCCGATCGAATCAGACGCTCTGGCAGCACAGTACCCGGGCGAGCGTGGCCCCGTGGTCGGCGAGACGACGATCGAGGCGGTTCGTCTCACGGAGAGTACGCTCGGTCCCGACGGGCCAGTGTACGAGACCGTTACGACGATATCACTCGGATAGCTGTCCGACCGGGTGGCCGAACTCGATCGCACTGGTGCCAGCCGAACCGGCGTTTCGTCCGTCGACCGAGTTCGAACCGGTCACGTAATCCGACGGTAGTGGCCCCGATTACAGGGAAGCGCAGGCGTACAGCCGGGAGGATAATGCGACTCGCCGGCGTGAAGCGGTGCGCATGGCGATCTCGACACCGGCCCGGCGCCGTCGACCGGGTGGGTCGCGGTGAGTCTCGAATCGGACGACGACGGCGATCCAGCGGCTGGTCGGATTGCCGACGCTGAGCGAGCTCCCCCAGCGGCGGATACTGCAGGGCGGACGCGGGTGTGTTCACGGCGGGCCGTCCTCGGTGCAGCGCTGGCCACGACCGGGGTGTGTGCGCCCGTCGCTG containing:
- the thpR gene encoding RNA 2',3'-cyclic phosphodiesterase — its product is MRLFVSVDLPDALAPAVADVQGAFADASGLSFTDPEQAHITLKFLGEVDSDRVPELEAALETAVDESGVTPFPVTYGGLGVFPDLSYISVLWLGVIEGGEELTHLHEAIETRTTALGFDPESHDFTPHVTLARMEHAGGKELVQDLVTDWEPIESDALAAQYPGERGPVVGETTIEAVRLTESTLGPDGPVYETVTTISLG